In Gemmatimonadota bacterium, one genomic interval encodes:
- a CDS encoding endonuclease/exonuclease/phosphatase family protein has translation MTYNLKYASPTFEPPWEVRRDMQVALIRKHNPDIIGTQEGLKEQIDYLMDHLPEYVVIGEGRKGGDDDEHMAIFFKRDRFRLREMGSFQLSETPEVIGSGPANNPRMVTWARLAIINRPADRETSPYPMDYRGHWENTQELYVFNTHLAPGEGMALARLNSARLIVERIRALDRFGEWTRPRPVFLLADFNARPGSDVYRTFVGDKGSGEPGVLKDSIEGGNGIDWILFRGDVEVRSYEVVDYNVNGVYPSDHKPVQVEFQILDH, from the coding sequence ATGACTTACAACCTGAAATATGCCAGTCCCACGTTTGAGCCGCCCTGGGAAGTGCGGCGCGATATGCAAGTGGCACTGATTCGCAAACACAATCCCGACATCATTGGTACCCAGGAAGGCTTGAAAGAGCAGATCGACTATCTGATGGATCATTTGCCTGAATACGTGGTCATCGGAGAAGGCCGAAAAGGAGGGGATGATGACGAGCATATGGCCATCTTCTTCAAGCGCGATAGATTCCGACTCAGGGAAATGGGCAGTTTTCAGCTATCGGAAACGCCGGAAGTCATCGGTAGCGGCCCTGCTAACAATCCTCGTATGGTCACATGGGCCCGCCTCGCGATCATCAACAGACCGGCAGATAGAGAAACGAGTCCCTACCCAATGGACTACAGGGGGCACTGGGAAAATACTCAGGAGTTGTATGTCTTCAACACGCATCTGGCCCCAGGCGAGGGAATGGCTCTGGCAAGACTGAACAGTGCAAGACTAATCGTCGAGCGGATCCGTGCGCTCGACCGGTTTGGTGAGTGGACCAGGCCGCGCCCTGTATTTCTGTTGGCAGATTTCAACGCAAGACCGGGGAGCGATGTCTATAGAACATTTGTCGGGGATAAAGGCTCGGGAGAGCCTGGCGTACTGAAAGACAGTATAGAAGGCGGCAACGGAATCGACTGGATTTTGTTCAGAGGGGACGTTGAGGTCCGCTCGTATGAGGTCGTGGACTACAATGTCAACGGTGTTTATCCATCCGACCATAAACCGGTTCAGGTCGAATTTCAGATCCTTGATCATTAA
- a CDS encoding efflux RND transporter permease subunit, which translates to MNETQDTFEEARGPIAWMARNAIAANLFMIILIVGGIWTAFHIQKEVYPQYELDIVSVSVGYPGAAPAEVEQGILQPIEEAVRGVQGIKEMTSQAREGRGSVTIELVAGTNRGKAFQDIDQAVNRIRTFPDDIEQPEVSLRAQQRNVMDIGLYGDVDIGTLRSLAEQLRDRLLSDPTITQVELGNVPEYRTHIEIPQHRLREYGLTLRDVARVIVSSSEDIPAGSVETGTGEILLRMKERKQWADEYGRIVIIPSEGGGGVTLADLAKITDGFEEGGFHERFNRQLTVGVDIYRIGNQSPLEIAEAVKNIMADFETTLPPGVKYRIDSNSAEDYKDRLFLLIENGGLAIVIVLLILAMFLEFRLAFWVMMGMAISFIGGLVFLPAIDVSINMVSMFAFLVVLGIVVDDAIVVGENIHEYRERGMSPMQAAIAGTHDIARPVTFSILTTIVAFLPLLFMPGTTGKFWWPLPAVVITVLAVSLLEALFILPAHLGHLSKRAVSPVNGTHRWQQSIANHFNRFIDQHYRRFLDVCIRHRYVTIASAMALLMVVGGYGYSGHMGMIMMPEVSADEIEAGIRLPVGTTRDQAARVAHDVTESTHRMFEAHNLYRVAEGIKTNVRGGSFIDVEIVMKPPDEHDMTTGEIISLWRDNIGDIDGVSQFTFEAESGPGGWQQDISVDLSHSDIDVLAKASRAFLERAEGFEETHDVSDNYNKGKAQFDFVLRPEGRNLGLTPVEVGRQLRDAFYGALAMRQLRGTNEIEMRVKLPMAERKDIRHLEEFVVRTPDGTEVPLMDVVAIERGEAFTSINRRDGRRVVTVSMDVEPKRAMTRVMEAIKTDVLPQIRAEYPGLTWTFQGTQAEMRESTQALWGGFAMAMAIVYMLLAIAFGSYVQPLIVMVAIPFGIVGAVIGHILLGYDLSLISLMGVIALSGVVVNDSLIMIDYANKRRAHSSAFEAIHTAGLRRFKPIILTTLTTFGGLTPIILETSRQAYYLIPMAISLGFGIVFATSIILLLVPCLYMILEDVVSLVTNARYSLSRSADGF; encoded by the coding sequence ATGAATGAGACACAGGATACATTTGAAGAAGCACGAGGTCCGATTGCCTGGATGGCGCGCAATGCTATTGCGGCCAATCTGTTTATGATCATCCTCATTGTGGGCGGGATCTGGACAGCTTTTCATATCCAGAAGGAGGTCTATCCACAGTATGAACTGGATATCGTCTCGGTCAGTGTGGGCTATCCGGGTGCGGCACCTGCGGAGGTGGAGCAGGGGATTCTACAGCCGATAGAAGAAGCTGTGCGCGGTGTGCAGGGGATCAAGGAAATGACGTCGCAGGCTCGCGAGGGGCGTGGGAGTGTGACCATCGAACTGGTGGCAGGTACCAACCGAGGGAAAGCCTTTCAGGATATTGATCAGGCAGTCAATCGGATTCGGACATTTCCCGATGATATAGAACAACCCGAAGTCAGCCTGAGGGCACAACAGCGCAATGTAATGGATATTGGGCTGTATGGCGATGTGGATATCGGTACGCTGAGAAGTCTGGCCGAACAGCTAAGGGATCGATTGCTGAGCGATCCGACCATTACACAGGTCGAGCTTGGCAATGTGCCAGAATACAGGACGCATATTGAAATTCCTCAGCACAGGTTGCGTGAATACGGTCTTACACTGCGCGATGTGGCACGCGTGATTGTTTCGTCGAGTGAAGACATTCCCGCGGGTTCTGTGGAGACGGGTACGGGTGAAATTTTGTTGCGCATGAAAGAGCGCAAGCAGTGGGCCGATGAATATGGTCGTATTGTGATTATCCCTTCAGAAGGAGGTGGTGGGGTTACACTGGCGGACCTGGCAAAGATCACGGATGGCTTTGAAGAAGGCGGATTTCACGAACGGTTTAATCGGCAGCTTACAGTTGGTGTGGATATCTATCGGATTGGGAATCAATCGCCACTTGAGATTGCCGAGGCTGTTAAAAATATCATGGCAGATTTTGAGACCACCCTGCCGCCTGGTGTGAAGTATCGGATCGACAGCAACAGTGCAGAGGATTACAAAGATCGGTTGTTTTTGCTGATAGAAAACGGGGGGCTGGCTATTGTGATTGTTTTGCTTATTCTGGCGATGTTCCTCGAGTTTCGGCTTGCATTTTGGGTGATGATGGGGATGGCCATTTCTTTCATTGGCGGTCTGGTGTTTTTGCCTGCTATTGATGTGAGCATCAATATGGTTTCTATGTTTGCATTTTTGGTGGTGCTCGGCATTGTAGTCGATGATGCGATTGTTGTGGGTGAAAATATACATGAATATCGGGAACGAGGTATGAGCCCGATGCAGGCGGCCATTGCGGGTACACATGATATTGCCAGGCCGGTTACGTTCAGCATTTTGACTACGATTGTGGCCTTTCTGCCGCTTTTGTTTATGCCCGGCACCACGGGAAAATTCTGGTGGCCATTGCCTGCGGTTGTGATCACTGTGCTGGCCGTGTCTCTTTTGGAGGCGCTATTTATTTTGCCCGCGCACCTCGGGCACCTTTCAAAACGCGCTGTTTCGCCGGTAAATGGCACGCATCGCTGGCAACAATCTATTGCCAACCATTTCAATCGGTTTATCGACCAACACTATCGCAGATTTCTGGATGTATGCATTCGGCATCGGTACGTTACGATTGCATCTGCTATGGCTTTGCTGATGGTGGTGGGCGGTTATGGATACAGCGGTCATATGGGTATGATTATGATGCCCGAAGTTTCTGCCGATGAGATTGAGGCGGGTATCCGATTGCCTGTGGGGACCACGCGGGACCAGGCTGCGCGGGTTGCACATGATGTGACCGAATCGACCCATCGCATGTTTGAAGCGCACAACCTTTATCGCGTGGCCGAAGGGATTAAAACCAATGTGCGCGGGGGGAGTTTTATCGATGTAGAAATTGTGATGAAACCGCCCGATGAACACGATATGACGACAGGAGAGATCATCTCTCTATGGCGCGATAACATCGGGGATATTGATGGTGTCAGTCAGTTTACGTTTGAGGCCGAGAGTGGACCGGGCGGTTGGCAACAGGATATCAGCGTCGATTTGAGCCATTCGGATATTGACGTGTTGGCCAAAGCCAGCCGGGCATTTTTAGAGCGCGCCGAAGGGTTTGAAGAGACGCACGATGTGAGTGACAATTACAATAAAGGTAAAGCGCAGTTTGATTTTGTGTTGCGTCCGGAAGGCCGAAATTTGGGATTGACGCCAGTTGAGGTAGGGCGTCAGTTGCGCGATGCGTTTTACGGCGCACTGGCGATGCGTCAGTTGCGCGGTACAAATGAAATTGAAATGCGCGTGAAATTACCGATGGCAGAGCGAAAGGATATTCGCCACCTCGAAGAATTTGTTGTGCGTACACCCGATGGCACAGAAGTGCCGTTGATGGATGTGGTAGCCATTGAGCGTGGCGAAGCGTTTACAAGTATTAATCGGCGAGATGGTCGGCGCGTGGTGACGGTGAGTATGGATGTGGAACCCAAGCGAGCGATGACGCGCGTTATGGAAGCGATTAAAACCGATGTGTTGCCACAAATCCGCGCGGAGTATCCGGGATTAACCTGGACGTTTCAGGGGACGCAGGCTGAGATGCGCGAGTCAACGCAGGCGCTATGGGGCGGGTTTGCCATGGCGATGGCCATTGTGTATATGTTACTCGCCATTGCATTTGGCAGCTATGTCCAACCCCTGATTGTGATGGTGGCGATTCCATTTGGAATTGTGGGCGCTGTGATCGGTCATATTTTGCTCGGTTATGATTTGTCGCTTATCAGTCTGATGGGGGTGATCGCCCTGTCGGGTGTTGTGGTAAATGACTCACTGATTATGATCGATTATGCAAATAAAAGGCGTGCCCATAGTTCGGCTTTTGAGGCGATTCACACTGCTGGGCTTCGGCGCTTCAAGCCTATTATTTTGACGACGTTGACAACGTTCGGTGGTTTGACACCGATTATTTTGGAGACATCCCGCCAGGCTTATTATCTCATTCCTATGGCAATCTCTCTCGGATTTGGTATTGTTTTCGCGACGTCTATAATTCTTTTGTTAGTGCCCTGTCTGTATATGATTCTGGAGGATGTTGTCTCTCTGGTCACAAATGCCCGGTACAGTTTGAGCCGTTCGGCGGACGGGTTTTAA
- a CDS encoding efflux RND transporter periplasmic adaptor subunit has protein sequence MDSKKALIICFCILIVGAGVTALIFMTEPTATRVAATKKTAMLVDVVEVQRGTYRPVIVATGTVEAEQDIILSPQVGGRVLSLSSTFTPGGFVKKGQVLLQIDPADYQNALLQKKSDLRRATADLNIEMGRQNVAQKDYQILDETLSDELEALVLRQPQLNAARARVEAAQAAVNQAELELQRTTIKAPFDAHILSRNANLGSLVSPRDNLGRLVGLDTYWVVTTIPLSKIPWLSFPNSEAEKGSLVQIRNRVTEKKGAYRTGSLHRLIGALAEKTRMAQVLISVSDPLAHRDGSDHLSPLMIGAFVETHIEANEIPNVVRLARDYIRAGNTVWVMKDGLLRIRSVEIVFQDADYAYISDGLQDKDRVVTTNLSRVADGAELRVKSIGEEDPKTLGDTR, from the coding sequence GTGGATAGCAAAAAAGCGCTGATTATTTGTTTTTGTATTTTGATTGTGGGTGCAGGTGTTACTGCGCTGATTTTTATGACGGAGCCTACAGCGACTCGCGTTGCGGCGACGAAGAAAACCGCGATGCTCGTCGATGTGGTTGAGGTGCAACGCGGTACGTATCGCCCTGTGATTGTGGCGACGGGGACGGTTGAAGCAGAACAGGATATCATCTTGAGTCCACAAGTCGGTGGACGGGTACTTTCGCTGTCATCAACTTTTACGCCGGGTGGGTTTGTCAAAAAGGGTCAGGTACTGTTACAGATTGATCCGGCAGATTATCAGAATGCACTTTTGCAAAAAAAGAGCGATCTGCGTCGTGCCACTGCTGATTTGAATATTGAGATGGGACGTCAGAATGTGGCGCAGAAAGATTATCAGATTTTAGATGAAACGCTGTCGGATGAGCTTGAAGCGCTTGTGCTGCGCCAACCTCAGCTCAATGCAGCTCGGGCACGGGTAGAAGCGGCGCAGGCGGCCGTGAATCAGGCTGAACTGGAATTGCAGAGAACAACCATTAAAGCGCCTTTTGACGCGCACATTTTAAGTCGCAATGCCAATCTGGGTTCTCTGGTTTCTCCACGCGATAATCTCGGGCGTCTGGTTGGTCTGGATACATACTGGGTGGTGACGACCATTCCGCTTTCCAAAATTCCGTGGCTTTCTTTTCCCAACAGCGAGGCAGAAAAGGGATCGTTGGTGCAGATTCGCAATCGTGTGACCGAAAAGAAAGGTGCTTATCGCACAGGCTCTCTTCACAGACTCATTGGTGCTTTGGCAGAAAAGACGCGTATGGCGCAGGTACTGATTTCCGTTTCTGACCCGCTTGCTCATCGAGATGGATCTGATCATCTATCTCCGTTGATGATTGGCGCATTTGTCGAGACGCATATTGAGGCCAACGAAATTCCCAATGTGGTGCGTCTGGCACGCGATTATATCCGGGCTGGCAATACGGTCTGGGTGATGAAAGACGGTCTGTTGCGGATTCGATCTGTTGAGATCGTTTTTCAAGATGCCGACTATGCTTATATATCGGATGGGTTGCAAGATAAGGATCGGGTGGTTACGACCAATTTGTCTCGAGTCGCTGATGGTGCAGAATTGCGTGTGAAAAGCATTGGGGAGGAAGATCCTAAAACCCTGGGAGATACCCGGTGA
- a CDS encoding TolC family protein has product MKIILHMLYVRLFLLIWPVFVFGCSPRSANLTLPFEPPKAFSSHASQALSERWWTAFGDARMDSLVNRALQSNFSLETAWHRLRSAQAVVDREGAGRFPTLEVSGRGEVQRPDSENNAQIRLGITSEYEIDLWGQIRSGVDAARYRMRATEADYQTAALSLSAEVVRTYFQLMEAQNQHELFEHQIETNQQVLSLIRARFGSGQIRSVDILRQRQLIESTREQKIATESRIEVLEHQLAVLSGYAPQDGIAYTHRALPDLPPLPYTGLPVELIQRRPDVKRAYNLLLAADRDVAVAISNRYPRLSLTALASGDDRGGLFKDWVGNLIGNLLLPVIDGGERGAEIKRNQANKSAQLSAYGQTVLTAFAEVENALVQEQKQVERIASLEAQVALARQTYDQLRLEYLNGISDYLDVLTALTNEQRLRRALISAKLDLLEFRIALYRALAGGFEIARNKSL; this is encoded by the coding sequence TTGAAAATTATCTTACACATGCTATATGTTCGCCTGTTTCTTTTGATCTGGCCCGTGTTTGTTTTTGGGTGTTCGCCCAGGTCTGCAAATCTCACCCTTCCTTTTGAACCTCCCAAAGCTTTTTCCAGTCATGCCTCACAGGCGCTTTCTGAACGGTGGTGGACTGCTTTTGGAGATGCGCGTATGGACAGCCTGGTCAATCGCGCATTGCAGTCCAATTTCAGTTTGGAGACGGCGTGGCATCGGTTGCGAAGTGCACAGGCTGTTGTGGATCGCGAAGGGGCTGGCCGGTTTCCAACACTGGAAGTATCCGGGCGCGGTGAGGTTCAACGTCCCGATTCTGAAAATAATGCACAGATCCGTTTGGGCATCACGTCTGAATACGAAATAGATCTGTGGGGGCAGATTCGTTCGGGTGTGGATGCCGCGCGTTATCGAATGCGGGCGACTGAGGCGGATTATCAGACTGCGGCATTGTCGCTTTCTGCAGAGGTCGTGCGTACTTATTTTCAATTGATGGAAGCACAAAATCAGCACGAACTTTTTGAGCATCAGATTGAGACCAATCAGCAAGTGCTGAGTCTGATTCGAGCGCGTTTTGGCAGTGGGCAGATTCGCAGTGTGGATATCTTGCGACAAAGGCAATTGATCGAATCCACACGCGAACAAAAAATCGCTACAGAATCCAGAATCGAGGTGTTAGAACACCAACTCGCTGTTCTGTCGGGCTATGCCCCTCAGGATGGAATTGCCTATACGCATCGCGCTTTGCCAGATCTGCCACCTCTGCCGTATACGGGTTTGCCTGTTGAGTTGATTCAGCGACGTCCAGATGTCAAAAGGGCTTATAACCTGCTGCTGGCGGCGGATCGCGATGTGGCGGTTGCTATCAGCAATCGGTATCCGCGTTTGAGCCTGACAGCATTGGCATCGGGTGATGACCGCGGTGGTCTGTTTAAAGATTGGGTGGGCAATCTGATAGGCAATCTTTTGCTGCCTGTTATCGATGGTGGTGAACGGGGGGCAGAAATCAAGCGCAATCAAGCCAACAAAAGCGCGCAACTTTCGGCTTATGGGCAGACGGTTTTGACGGCATTTGCCGAAGTGGAAAATGCATTGGTTCAAGAACAAAAACAGGTTGAACGCATCGCGAGTCTCGAAGCGCAGGTCGCTCTGGCGAGGCAGACGTATGATCAGTTAAGGCTGGAGTATTTAAATGGCATCAGCGATTATCTCGACGTGCTTACTGCGCTGACAAACGAACAGAGGCTCCGACGAGCGTTGATCTCTGCGAAACTCGATTTGCTGGAATTCCGCATTGCGCTTTATCGGGCGCTCGCAGGTGGTTTTGAAATTGCTCGTAATAAATCATTATAA
- a CDS encoding phytanoyl-CoA dioxygenase family protein: MTNEQALTKRRELVESGYTIVPGVMDTDLLHRLRTWSDRIFERVTVPHKIRYQGSDIFVNTERRWREGTPTAENRFPDPIAAEIIDQPAQLEACRQIGLENLVADDTVIILSKPGYGPPLYWHQDFMKWQSPEAATPWPIRIFLSYYLTDTTRENGCLRMIPGSHRKRHKLHDILPKAHGSEIQAIDDLSHPAFADYPDAIDIPLNAGDLVIADARILHGAWPNQTAKRRTLLLAWHDVFSFPNPPSWWDGDVPEAVRDAEPSSEYEKSHEFRTPSHYLT, translated from the coding sequence ATGACGAATGAGCAGGCGCTGACAAAGCGGCGAGAGTTGGTCGAGTCGGGCTACACCATCGTACCTGGTGTGATGGATACGGATCTGCTGCACAGGCTCAGGACATGGTCCGACCGCATCTTCGAACGCGTGACAGTTCCCCACAAGATCCGGTACCAGGGCAGCGATATCTTCGTCAACACGGAACGCCGATGGCGTGAGGGAACGCCGACAGCCGAGAATCGGTTTCCCGATCCGATCGCCGCGGAGATCATCGATCAGCCTGCACAACTCGAAGCCTGCCGACAAATTGGGCTCGAGAATCTCGTGGCAGACGACACCGTGATCATCCTGTCCAAGCCCGGATATGGCCCGCCCCTCTACTGGCATCAGGACTTCATGAAGTGGCAGAGCCCCGAAGCCGCGACGCCCTGGCCGATACGCATCTTCTTATCTTACTACCTGACGGACACCACGCGCGAGAATGGATGCCTGCGCATGATCCCCGGCAGCCATCGGAAACGCCACAAACTGCACGACATCCTGCCCAAAGCTCACGGATCGGAGATTCAGGCGATCGACGACCTATCGCATCCCGCGTTCGCAGACTACCCCGATGCGATAGACATCCCCTTAAACGCAGGAGATCTGGTCATCGCAGACGCGCGCATCCTCCACGGCGCGTGGCCCAACCAAACGGCTAAACGCCGAACTCTACTCCTTGCCTGGCACGACGTCTTTTCCTTTCCCAATCCCCCAAGTTGGTGGGACGGTGACGTACCCGAAGCAGTTCGGGATGCGGAGCCCTCGAGCGAATACGAGAAATCTCACGAATTCAGGACACCCTCGCACTACCTCACCTGA
- a CDS encoding sulfatase-like hydrolase/transferase gives MQSQNKPNVILFMVDQLSARWLEVARDKGICALPNLDWLRENGTSFTRTFSSNPVCSPTRATIATGLCSRAHGLIMNGYALNPAIPTFMQALQKEGWRTGAFGKLHLRPHHESLVHNYHPYGFDVVHGTEDDRAGEWLDWVKEAHPEHYEAALSTAWPAVPGYAEYGPDGVDLRPAIRAAKERYPHPTETWPRNSPKAYTLPFPEEVSQSSWITARALNFIRDTHSEQSFFAHISYVAPHGPFCPPGEFMDRVNPEKIPAPVPADWLNDTDAPEYFRKMARVLHGESDDRPSWMKDIAVTSGSDGQPPLIPDLSHERHCYFADITHLDEQLGRVRKALQDAGRLDNTYIIFVSDHGEFLGDHGFWQKQERHYDGGIRVPLIIVGPGLKKNAICQEIVQLEDICPTILNMTGVPLPHLRFRHFGGRLDDSAPAVSGRSLVELCRGEVPDDWRDEAYVESFPCFGPGTLGAWARTVRTSRYRYTFYPDRHGEQLFDLEADPDEQKNLVNDPEHAALRREMKDRLMEQIIRQDYPVSPRDLFWFGIH, from the coding sequence ATGCAGTCACAAAACAAACCCAACGTTATCCTTTTTATGGTTGACCAGTTGTCGGCCAGGTGGCTCGAAGTGGCTCGGGACAAAGGAATCTGTGCCTTGCCGAACCTGGACTGGCTGCGTGAAAACGGCACGTCCTTTACCCGGACATTCTCCAGCAATCCGGTATGCTCACCTACCCGTGCAACGATTGCCACCGGGCTTTGTTCGAGAGCGCATGGTTTGATCATGAACGGGTACGCGCTCAATCCCGCCATTCCGACCTTTATGCAAGCGCTGCAAAAGGAAGGGTGGCGGACTGGCGCTTTCGGAAAGCTGCACCTCAGGCCGCATCACGAAAGCCTCGTACACAACTACCACCCCTATGGTTTCGATGTCGTACACGGCACTGAGGATGACCGCGCTGGCGAGTGGCTCGACTGGGTCAAAGAGGCGCATCCTGAACATTATGAAGCGGCCCTTTCAACGGCCTGGCCCGCTGTTCCGGGTTACGCCGAATACGGTCCCGACGGCGTCGATCTGAGACCGGCCATACGCGCCGCTAAAGAGCGTTATCCACACCCCACCGAGACGTGGCCCAGGAACTCTCCCAAGGCCTATACGCTGCCGTTTCCCGAGGAGGTATCGCAGTCATCGTGGATAACCGCAAGGGCGCTGAATTTCATCCGCGACACCCATTCGGAGCAGTCTTTCTTTGCCCATATCAGCTACGTGGCACCCCACGGCCCGTTTTGTCCCCCAGGCGAATTCATGGACCGCGTCAACCCGGAGAAAATCCCTGCTCCAGTCCCCGCGGATTGGCTTAACGATACTGACGCACCCGAATATTTTCGGAAAATGGCGCGGGTGTTGCACGGAGAGAGCGACGACCGACCATCTTGGATGAAAGATATAGCTGTTACATCCGGTTCGGATGGACAGCCCCCCCTGATACCGGATCTCAGCCATGAGCGTCATTGCTACTTCGCCGACATTACCCACCTGGACGAACAACTGGGTCGGGTCAGGAAGGCTTTGCAAGACGCTGGGCGTCTTGACAACACGTACATCATTTTTGTGTCTGATCACGGTGAATTTCTCGGTGATCACGGCTTCTGGCAAAAACAGGAGCGCCACTACGATGGCGGTATTCGGGTGCCACTAATCATTGTGGGTCCCGGCCTGAAGAAGAACGCCATATGCCAGGAAATCGTGCAACTGGAAGACATCTGTCCCACTATTCTCAACATGACCGGCGTGCCCCTGCCTCACCTGCGTTTTCGCCATTTTGGTGGCCGCCTGGACGACAGTGCGCCAGCAGTTTCAGGAAGGTCATTGGTCGAGCTTTGCCGTGGAGAGGTGCCGGACGATTGGCGGGATGAGGCGTATGTTGAATCTTTTCCATGCTTCGGTCCAGGGACTCTGGGAGCCTGGGCGCGCACCGTACGCACATCCAGATACCGATACACGTTTTATCCCGATAGACACGGCGAGCAGCTATTCGACCTCGAGGCGGATCCGGACGAGCAGAAGAATCTTGTCAACGATCCGGAGCATGCCGCTTTACGCCGGGAGATGAAAGATCGCCTGATGGAACAGATTATCCGCCAGGATTATCCTGTTTCTCCACGTGATCTGTTCTGGTTTGGCATTCACTAA
- a CDS encoding mandelate racemase: protein MKSPKIKKIEIKRIQWQIKDCGPGTYSSWMTYNPGVNLSMGKHMTSIYTDCGVVGTYPISHDISRIAHDLLGRNPLAREEIWQDFNTFHLGGLHASVDIILWDILGKMTDLSVSELLGGYRKKLPAYASTMNGGEEGLKGGLSTPESYADFAEQCLEIGYKGFKIHPFPRPDIQDHINLIHAVADRVGGKMDLMLDAFNYYSTFADALKVGRACDEAGFYWIEDPYFVGDGTTENGHQRLKEFLDTPLLQGEKVTGISGKMNMLLSGSTDFIRGNVNGDGITGTKKLASAAETVGADIEIHGVGPAQRHVMSAIGNSNYYEMVWVHPDTECLQLTSDIFLEGYEDGLEAVDADGNVDVPDGPGMGVEWNWDAINKMTVGTKIID, encoded by the coding sequence ATGAAATCGCCTAAAATAAAGAAGATTGAAATAAAAAGGATTCAGTGGCAAATCAAAGATTGTGGACCTGGCACATATTCTTCGTGGATGACCTATAACCCGGGCGTGAATCTTTCAATGGGTAAACACATGACCAGTATTTATACTGATTGTGGAGTCGTCGGAACCTATCCGATTAGCCATGATATTTCTCGCATTGCTCACGACTTATTGGGACGAAATCCGCTTGCAAGGGAAGAAATATGGCAAGATTTCAATACGTTTCATCTGGGTGGGTTGCACGCATCTGTTGACATCATATTATGGGATATCCTTGGAAAAATGACGGACCTCTCCGTATCTGAGTTATTGGGAGGATATAGAAAAAAATTGCCCGCTTATGCCAGTACGATGAACGGAGGAGAAGAAGGATTAAAAGGGGGCTTATCCACGCCAGAATCGTACGCTGATTTTGCTGAACAATGCTTAGAAATCGGTTATAAAGGATTTAAGATCCATCCATTCCCCAGACCTGATATTCAAGACCATATAAACTTGATACACGCTGTGGCCGATAGAGTCGGAGGAAAGATGGATTTAATGCTGGATGCATTTAACTATTATTCAACATTTGCGGATGCTTTAAAGGTTGGAAGGGCCTGCGATGAAGCCGGTTTTTATTGGATAGAGGATCCTTATTTTGTTGGGGACGGCACGACTGAGAACGGACACCAGAGACTAAAAGAGTTTCTCGATACACCACTTCTTCAAGGGGAAAAAGTTACGGGTATCTCTGGAAAGATGAATATGCTGTTGTCCGGATCGACAGATTTTATCAGGGGCAATGTAAATGGAGATGGAATCACGGGAACGAAGAAACTGGCGTCAGCGGCTGAAACGGTAGGCGCAGATATTGAAATTCACGGCGTTGGCCCAGCGCAAAGACATGTGATGTCTGCCATAGGCAATTCGAATTATTATGAAATGGTTTGGGTCCATCCCGATACAGAATGTTTGCAACTGACTTCTGACATTTTTCTCGAAGGATATGAGGATGGTCTTGAAGCAGTGGATGCAGATGGTAATGTAGATGTACCAGATGGACCCGGGATGGGCGTAGAGTGGAATTGGGATGCAATAAATAAAATGACTGTAGGAACAAAGATTATCGACTAA